The region GCATCATCCTGCAGCAGTGCGAGAGGTCCAAGACGGTGAAGCGTGTCATCCACACGGCCTCTGTCACGGCCGCCTCGCCGCTCAAGGAGGACGGCGACGGGTACAAGGACGCCATGAACGAGTCTTGCTGGTCGCCGCTCAACCTCTCCTACGGCTACAGCAACGTCCACCTCGACGTAAGCAATATATATACATTTTTGCTACTGTCGGATAGCCAATCCTGGCATATGAGAGACCTGTGCCAACCAACTGACGGCGACGCGTTCGCGGGCGCGCACGCAGGCGTACGTGTCGTCCAAGCGGCTGTCGGAGGAGGAGCTGCTGAGGTACAACGAGTCGGAGGGCAGGGCGTTCGAGGTGGTCACCCTCGCGTGCGGGCTCGTCGGCGGCGACACCATCCAGCCCATCCTCTGGAGCAGCATCCCCGTGGTGGTGGCGCCGCTCACCGGCAACGAGATCCACCACAACTCCCTCAAGTTCATGCAGGCGCTCTGCGGGTCCGTGCCGCTGGTGCACATCGACGATGTCTGCGAGGCGCACCTCTTCTGCATGGACCAGCCGTCCATGGCCGGCCGCTTCCTCTGCGCCGTCGGGTACCCCAACATGGAGGACTACGTCGCCCGTTTCGCCGCCAAGTACCCGGAGCACAAGATATTGCTCAAGAAGTATGCAATCGATCGCCTTTCGTATGTTCTCGAATATTATTGTCTGTTGCTTGGTTGGTCAATTTGCGCTTGTGTTTTCTGTGGTGTTGTAGGGTGGCAGGAGAGGGCGTGAGGGTGAAGGGTGATTCGACCAAGCTTGTGGATCTGGGATTCAGGTTCAAGTATGGTGTGGAGGAGACGCTGGACTGCAGCGTGGAATGCGCCAAGAGGATGGGAGAGCTCTGATGTGTGATACCGTCGAAAAAAAAACCATGTACCGTCGGAAAAAAACCCCCAGGGAAAACCAAACTTTGGATTTGAATGCGGCAGCCCACACATTCACGATAGCCAGCCCACATGAATTCGTTGTGGTCTTCTTTTTTACGGTTGTTCATTGTGTAATGTGTCCCCTTTGTTATTAGTTTGTGTCTTCTCGCCAGTTGCAATGTACTGCCTCCTTTTTTCGTTTATAAGTCTTatatagggatgtaagtggcaaataaataacGTTCGCAATTCCGTTTAGTTAGTTTTTGATAGCTTGATAGTTCATTCtcctcaaacaaacaaaaaacttcTTTGAACTATCATATCATAAGTGAACTTTAAACGGGATTAAACGGGATCTGGTTGACATCCCTAGTCTTATGCATGTCCCTAGATCTATAATTTGATAAATACAAAATGAGTTGTATAGTACAAAAATCGTACCATTAGAAAGTACAGGATTTGAAGTTTCTAATGATAGTTTcttatgatatactccctccgtttcaaaatataagtctttttaaagattccaacaagtgactacatacgaagcaaaacgagtgaatctatgctctaaaataagtctacatacatccgtatgttgtagtccatttgaaatgtctaaaaaaacatatatttaggaacggagggagtataactttTATTACTTCAATCTATTTGTCAACCGCATAATAAGCCTTATAAACCAGAAAAGATGTAGTATCATATATTGTGTGTTTTAGTAGTTTGGAAAGTAAATCATAAATTGAGGAGTACTCCATGCAAAGATCATTCCCATCTTGTCAGGTCGCGACAAGTGACGTGATTCATATGCGCTACTTGTCGCAGCCCaggagttttccttttttttcgtagattcgtttattctaaatgttttatctcttaaactgttCGTCCAAATCTCGAACAGTTTTCATCGTTGGAATTCTCACGTCGAGGTCTTCAAAATTAGATCTCATATTGAAAGATTTGATAAACTTTTTATATGAAAAAATTAGACAAAAAAACAAAACCGGGAACACTTTTTTTTCCTTCCGAAGAGGCATGTGTTTTTTCCCTTTTCAAGACACACGACTGTGCCTCTCAAGGAACAAGAAAATAGAAAATGTGTTTTCTTTCCTTTTCGAGAGGCACAACCATTCCTCTCGCGCAAGCAAATACATGCCTGCGTGAGAAGTAAATCTGTGCCTATCATgaaatgttttttttgttttttcctcttttcgagaggcacgaccatgccttTTGTAGAAGCAAATCTGTGTCTCTCGCGGGACGAAAAATAGAAAGCATGTTTTTTTCCTTCTCGGGAGGCAtgatcgtgcctctcgcggaagcaaattcgTGTCTCTGCTAGAAATAAATCTGTGCCTTTTGCGGAACTAAAAAAACATGTTTCTCTCACaactttttgtttatttttttggtTCAAATCCTAAGAAAAGCCAGGAAAAATAGAAAAgccgaaaaaatcatataaaagccgaaaatatgtatagaaaaataaaaaaaaatccggATCTACCGCCTAGAGTGCGACACAGGGGCGGCGGCTGAGATCGTCAAGTGACGCACTCCCAGCCCAACCCAAGTGACCCTTGGAAGGGCTCCCAAAGAATTACTCCTCAATTAGTTGCTCTTAGGTGAAATCCGCGCGTGTAATATCTCATGTTAAAAATTTAGTGTTGGCCAATTGGTTTTTTTAGGGGTTGTGTTGGTCTATTGGGTGTGAATATATAAGGCCTACATTTCAAGTGGGCTCATGTCTCTGAGGTTTTCTTCATTGCAAGGTGCGGGAGTttgtgggctcatgtcttcgagaGTGCCTATTCCCCAACCTTtgggagggaggggaggggacccagcgaatcctatttggcgctgcaggcgtccttaatctctattcctaatggagcagttggtagtctcgcttccagggtttttttcgtcccggttttttttcgtcccacctcccaccgccATGTTTCTTTGGTTTTTTTCGTATGGTTTTTTCACCTCCCCACGATCGGTCCGCTCACACACCGCCCACAGAAACAATCCATCGCCACCCACGACTCCCTCACCCTGACTAGGGTTCCTAGCCCTATCCTCCGCCGCCGTTGCGTGTTCCCGTCTGACATCGCCCGAGCGCTTTGTTGACCTCGCCGGGAGCAGCCAGCTggatcacgccgccatgcctccctctctcccttctcttCTTTCCCCctaccttctctctctcctctgaaCTGCGCATCGCTCCTGTTAGAGGCCGGGGACACCTCGGCACACGCCGCCTACCGGGAGACGCCGGTGCTGGACAGGGATAGCCAGGCAGCCGTGCGCGTGCAAGGTCGGTTCGCGGCATTGCCTCGTCCAGCCCAAGCCGCTCATCCGCGTCGCCGTGTTCGCTCAAGCCGTTGCGTCccgtggaggagggagcaggcacatGAACGCGGGCGCCGCTGGAGATGTTGATGAAAAGCAGAGGTAGTTGCCGCTTGATTCAGTGCAAGAAAAATTGAAGTCATGGTACCTTCTTCTCCCCTTTGCATGATCGGTTGATGCATTCTCGATTGAAGATTTCTCTTCTTTGATCTAGGAATTTCATTCCGTTGATGCTTCAGCAATCCTTTTATCTCACCACGCCCACATGCTCCGATGAAGCAATTCTCGTAAGTGCAAGGACGTTTAGGATAAAACAATCAATAATTGAATCTTTTGATTAATCACAAGCAGAGAAGATCAAATAAGCAATCTATTGACAAATTCTCTTCTCTATGCAGAACGGCGGTGGCTGGTTGACTCGTCTCAGGTCACAGTGATTAGTGCCAATTAGCCTGATCGTGCAGTGATGCCAGCTGGATCACGCCGCCGtgcctccctctctcccttctcttcttttcccctacctctctctctcctctgaACTGCTCCTCTCTGCAGGTGCCACCATGGCCGCgtcttggagctcgccgccgtggGCTGCGCGCCCCTTCGATGACAGCCTTCCTCGCCCACGTCCAGGTCCTCTCAATCCTAATTTGACGAATGGGAGCGGAAGCTGCAATGTCAAGATCCGCAAGCAGGACATGAACCACCTTGCCATGAATTTCCTCGTCACATTAGGATTCATCGACGCCACCAACAGGTTCTGTATCAATTCCGGCACCCAACGTACTGTATGCCCACACGTTTAAATCATGCCGCTCTTACTCCTGCAATACTCCAAGAATAGTACTTGAGATTTAGGCAGCAGTGGGCATGGTAATTAATTTTTATTTAGTTGGTTCAGTTACTATCATTGGAAGTGCCAGACAGATCTCGCCGTCAAGAGTAGCGCTGCAGGGTCATTCACCTGGTTGGCCTCTTATGTAACTGGTGTTGTTGTGTCCATGTGGAAGGAGAGCCCGCTTCTCCGGGACGCCGGCGCTGACATGCTCACCGTAGGCGACGTCATGGCGGTGCTCGACTTCAGGGAGGAGGTCGGCAACCACCACTTCTTGGACCAAGTAAAGCTTTGCTCGCCATTGAAATAATCTCGTTTCTTGTTTTTTCTCTTTCTGATATGATTGATGATTTATTCCATTTGCACAAAAGGATTCTCGAGGAAATAGCACAAGCTAATTCAAAATCATCTCTTAGTTGATCAAGCATGTAATCATAAAGTGAAGGTAGAGAAGTTTGGAATAGTAACCTCGTGGTTTCATTACCCACGCATTGGAGATCCCATGCAAACTATTGTGATTTGTGAGAAGTTTCAGAAATTTGCAATTTGTGAGCGGGTACTAAGTTCTTTCTCATGCAGTTACATTGTTGTCCTGTGCTACATTCTCCTTTGATCCTGTAAGCAAAAGGCAATATATATACTGTTGGACCTTGAAGCTCCAAGACATCTTATGTTTTGTATGTACTCCCCTGGTTATTTAGCAAATGCCAAAAAAGTGTGTTGTTTCTGTCATGAGTACATCGTTTGGCTGGGAGTTTTTCCTACTTGTTATAAATATTAGGAACTTAAGCACATAACGACGTATCGATCCTGTAAGCAAACATCCTATATGGTGTGCTCTAACATTTTCTTTGATATAGTTTTTTTAACAAAATAACGGTGCCCAAGTCACTTCTAATAAAGAGCATGTGCTCGTGTAATAGTACACTCATAATTCATTGTGATCAAATGTACACAGAGTTTGCAGAAGCTATGGAAGAAATGGTAACTTTCTTACTTGGGAAAACTGCATTAGATAACGATGATGATGACAGTGGTAAATTGTCTGAATCTATAAGCACATTATGTGGAAGCTTGCATGCTAGGATTTATTCCTAGAAGTTCTTGCACAAAGGACATTTCCTTATTTAAAGCCAACTATGTTATATTTTGATGGTAATGCTCCTTTTTTCAAAATTACCAGATCCTTCATGAAAAGAACTATTGATGTGACTTTTTCTATACATGTGGTGATGCTAAGGCTCAGTTTGAACTACAAAAGTTCGTGGATAACTATGTCAGTTTTATTTCTACCTTAGTAAAATTGAACTGAAATAGTATCAGAAGTTGACGTGCTTCCATGTACTGTAATTTTCTTATACTCTGACCCATATTATTGTGTTTTTTCAGCGTAAAAATGTCATAAATACAGTCACAAACCCATCAGATCTATGCTATGGATGCCGTGGTGATTGCTGGAACGGAGGGTTCCTGGGATGATGAGAAGGTATGCAGATTCATACTGTTCCAGGTTCAGACTGAAATCTAAACTAATGAATGTAGAGTTGTAGACACAATATTTTTGTTGATGCTGGTCATCAAGTAATTCATGAAGTTGGGATGGNNNNNNNNNNNNNNNNNNNNNNNNNNNNNNNNNNNNNNNNNNNNNNNNNNNNNNNNNNNNNNNNNNNNNNNNNNNNNNNNNNNNNNNNNNNNNNNNNNNNNNNNNNNNNNNNNNNNNNNNNNNNNNNNNNNNNNNNNNNNNNNNNNNNNNNNNNNNNNNNNNNNNNNNNNNNNNNNNNNNNNNNNNNNNNNNNNNNNNNNNNNNNNNNNNNNNNNNNNNNNNNNNNNNNNNNNNNNNNNNNNNNNNNNNNNNNNNNNNNNNNNNNNNNNNNNNNNNNNNNNNNNNNNNNNNNNNNNNNNNNNNNNNNNNNNNNNNNNNNNNNNNNNNNNNNNNNNNNNNNNNNNNNNNNNNNNNNNNNNNNNNNNNNNNNNNNNNNNNNNNNNNNNNNNNNNNNNNNNNNNNNNNNAAGCATACTTATCCAAATCTTATAATCCTGAGGGAGAAGACTTTGTGAAGGAGTTCAGGCTGAATGGCCAGTTAACAAGAATCGGGTGGATCTGCGTGTGGTGGATGATCGTTTACAAGGAATGTTGAATGTATGGTTCCTGCAGATGTTCAGGTGGCGCCACGTATTCGACCTGCGATTTGTGGTAAGTTCCGAAATGTACAGTGAAAATCGGTCTTTGAGATACAGATAAATTGGTTTTGCACATAAAAAATATGCACAGTGAAACAAAAGCAGCAGACATATGCAATCTATTTGCTGAGCTGCATCACTAGCTCAAACAGATGCATACAGTATTATGTGCTGATCTTCTTAGATGGTTGATATATCAATTTTTAAACAAGAAATGGTCATAATGAAGTCATTTTAGGCCACCGTAGTATTTAATCTCGCAATGGAGTAGTATTTAAGATTGCGAGATTAAATTTCTAACATGCATGGGCAGGGTGGGGTGGGGCAACACGTGTGGCGGTGCGCGGGGTGGAGGATAGGTTGGCGTTGGAGGGGGTCACAAGAGTCGGAGGAGGGGACAAAGTGGGGAGCACAATATGGTGCATGTAATATTCAGCCGGTGCAAACACGCGTCAAAACGACTGATGTTTGGTCGCTGCCatatcattattattatttttataaagTGGGTATATATTCGAAGGATTTTAGACATATTGTTTA is a window of Triticum dicoccoides isolate Atlit2015 ecotype Zavitan chromosome 2B, WEW_v2.0, whole genome shotgun sequence DNA encoding:
- the LOC119363066 gene encoding putative anthocyanidin reductase, which produces MSRVCVTGAAGYIAAWLVRKLLQRGCVVHATLRSLRDEKKTGLLRSLPGAAERLVLFEADIYDAATFEPAIQGCDFVFLVATPLLHDASSTKYKNITEAIVDATRIILQQCERSKTVKRVIHTASVTAASPLKEDGDGYKDAMNESCWSPLNLSYGYSNVHLDAYVSSKRLSEEELLRYNESEGRAFEVVTLACGLVGGDTIQPILWSSIPVVVAPLTGNEIHHNSLKFMQALCGSVPLVHIDDVCEAHLFCMDQPSMAGRFLCAVGYPNMEDYVARFAAKYPEHKILLKKVAGEGVRVKGDSTKLVDLGFRFKYGVEETLDCSVECAKRMGEL
- the LOC119363067 gene encoding uncharacterized protein LOC119363067, translated to MAASWSSPPWAARPFDDSLPRPRPGPLNPNLTNGSGSCNVKIRKQDMNHLAMNFLVTLGFIDATNSYYHWKCQTDLAVKSSAAGSFTWLASYVTGVVVSMWKESPLLRDAGADMLTVGDVMAVLDFREEVGNHHFLDQRKNVINTVTNPSDLCYGCRGDCWNGGFLG